cacagagcaggagaggaatGTTGTCTGTAATAAGCTCGGTTTATGATCCTCTGGGCTTTCTCGCCCCAGTAACCCTCCCAGCCAAAGTCATGTTGCAGGAGCTCTGTCGGAGACATTGTGGATGGGATGATGACATACCTGTGGAAATTGGCCGGCAGTGGAAAAGGTGGCTGGAAGATTTAAAAGGGTTAACAGCATTCCAAGTTGAGCGATGCATTAAGCCCAAAGACTTTGGACAGCCCATAAAGGCACAGCTGCACAATTTCTCTGATGCCAGTCAAGATGGGTTTGGTACGGTTACTTACCTCAGGATTGAAAACAGCGAGGGGGTCCATGTTTCTTTCCTGCTGGGTAAGGCAAGAGTTACCCCTTTAAAACCTGTAACCATTCCTCGTTTGGAGCTTGCGGCTGCAGTTCTCGCTGTGCGGGTAGATCGGATGTTGAGAGCTGAATTGGAGCTGCCACTGGATCAATCAACCTTTTGGACAGACAGCACTGCAGTGCTCAAATACATCAAGAATGAGGACAAGCGTTTCCACATATTTGTGGCAAATAGAGTAATCACCATTAGAGATGCAACTCAAGTCTCTCAGTGGAGGTATGTTAATACCAACGACAACCCTGCTGACTTTGCCTCCAGAGGTATGAAGGTTGGAGATCTGTTGAATGGAGGTGGCTGGATTGGGCCCGAAGTTTCTCCTTGGCCCAGAAAAGGATTGGCCTGTAGACATCACAGAGGTCGCAATTGCAGATGATGATCTGGAGGTCAAAAGAGAAGCTACAGTAAACACCATTATTGCTCAAGGCTCTCAGACTGCTACAGATCAGCTCTTGTCATACTTTTCGGATTGGAGGAAACTTAAAGTGGCTGTGGCATGGTTTCTGAAATGGAAGAGAATTCTGTTCCAGttgaaacaaaagagaaaggagTTACATGCTCTTGACCTGCACAGAAAGGAGACAGATGGATCAGCTCTTAATGTGTCactggagatggagatggtcAAAAGAGCCACGGAAAGCCAGATGTTGTCAGCTGAGGATCTCATGGATGCTGAAATGGCCATCATTCATTACAGTCAGCAAAAAAGGTTTAAAGAGGAAATTGTTGCCCTATCAGCTGGAATATCTGTGTCAAAAAAAACAGTTCAGTGTATAAGCTTGATCCATGTCTGCAGGATGGACTTCTGAGGGTAGGAGGAAGGTTAAGTAAGGCTGCTCTACCAGAAGAGACTAAACATCCACTCATTCTGTCCAAAGATCAATATATCTCTACtctcatattaaaacatatccATCAACAAGTGGGTCACAGTGGAAGAAATCACACACTGGCAAAGCTGCGTAACAGGTTTTGGATAACAAATTCCAATGCAGCTGTGAGGAAAATCATATCGCAGTGCAACTTCTGCAGGAGATATTAAGGAAGAGTAGGCGAACAAAAAATGGCGGACCTACCAAAGGAAAGGCTTCTTCCTGATCTCCCCCCCTTTACAAATGTTGGAGTAGATTACTTCGGGCCTTTGGAGGTAAAGAGAGGTCGAAGTCTCTGCAAACATTATGGCGTCATCTTTACCTGCCTTGCAAGCAGAGCCATTCATCTGGAAGTTGCGCCATCTTTGGACACTGATGCATGTATTAATGCTATTCGAAGGTTCATCAGTCGAAGAGGACAGGTGTCCACTATGCGCTCAGATAATGGAACAAATTTTGTGGGAGCGGAGAAAGAATTGAGGGAAGCACTATCATCGTTAAATCACAAACTGATACAGGGAGTTTTGTTGCAGGATGGCATCAAGTGGAGTTTCAACCCACCCTCAGCATCACACCATGGTGGTGTCTGGGAACGTGTTATCAGAATGGTGAGGAAAGTTCTCACTTCTGTGTTGCGCTTGCAAATCCTGGATGATGATGGTCTTCATACAGTCTTATGTGAGGTTGAGTCTATATTGAATGGTCGACCCCTCACTAAGCTTTCAGACGATCCCACTGATCTTGAGCCTCTCACTCCTAACCACATTCTTCTGATGAAAGGGAAGCCAGTCATGTCATGTATATGTGAAGAGGAGATGGCGACAAGTTCAGTACATTGCAGATTTGTTTTGGAAAAGATGGGTGCAGGAATACCTCCCCCTGCTGCAAGAACGCCAGAAATGGAATCAGAAAAGGAGAAATTTCATTCCAGGAGACATCGTCATGGTGATAGATGCTGCTGCTCCTCGTGGATCCTGGCTTCTGGGCAGAATCTTGGAAACCTTTCCAGATAAAAAGGGATTTGTACGCTCTGTACGACTCCAGACAAAGACTAATGTATTGGAAAGACCTATCAGTAAGCTTTGCTTATTGCAGGAAGCCACAAGCAATTAGAAATATG
The sequence above is drawn from the Scomber japonicus isolate fScoJap1 chromosome 24, fScoJap1.pri, whole genome shotgun sequence genome and encodes:
- the LOC128354237 gene encoding uncharacterized protein LOC128354237 — protein: MKEQPQSRRGMLSVISSVYDPLGFLAPVTLPAKVMLQELCRRHCGWDDDIPVEIGRQWKRWLEDLKGLTAFQVERCIKPKDFGQPIKAQLHNFSDASQDGFGTVTYLRIENSEGVHVSFLLGKARVTPLKPVTIPRLELAAAVLAVRVDRMLRAELELPLDQSTFWTDSTAVLKYIKNEDKRFHIFVANRVITIRDATQVSQWRYVNTNDNPADFASRGMKVGDLLNGGGWIGPEVSPWPRKGLACRHHRGRNCR